The proteins below come from a single Thalassotalea ponticola genomic window:
- a CDS encoding MltA domain-containing protein, whose translation MLKQSVLMLAIASISFLGWANGPRFELENNPDIGQMTLQKVSDLCFVADNTNAYLQNPELASRDKQSVHQGHVFDQGVTLARVQRTLQFICDTYRFDVRNNQPSRLHDVNFIKQHFDFYRWYPDKTTASHIASKSLNDAKQRMLNDIPSDQLFITKYYTKRLTASEQKSKQYPQALYALPFDEQGLSKQQALAQSNSLTRFKYTRQQIIDGALLANKLAQPLVWLSEEALHDVLLQGTGVLDVNGRTRYFNVHRNNGIEYDYALGKREQQRYWYFAEVPGIMGYGDRLEDKIEVRPHVTFAGNVTQLGLGKLIMINYQANGRSTSQMAVLADTGGAFDNNLFQLDLLVDSYAGWSDYHEANKHLPDYAKAWVMLIKQPEK comes from the coding sequence GTGTTAAAGCAATCAGTATTGATGCTAGCGATTGCTAGCATCAGCTTTTTAGGTTGGGCCAATGGCCCTCGATTTGAACTAGAAAACAACCCAGACATTGGCCAGATGACGCTACAAAAAGTCAGTGACCTGTGCTTTGTTGCCGATAATACCAATGCCTATCTGCAAAACCCTGAATTGGCCAGCAGAGACAAACAAAGCGTACATCAGGGACATGTATTTGACCAAGGTGTAACCCTTGCTCGAGTACAACGCACACTGCAATTTATTTGCGATACCTATCGCTTTGATGTGCGCAATAACCAACCGAGTCGCTTACACGATGTCAACTTTATCAAGCAGCACTTTGACTTTTATCGTTGGTACCCAGATAAGACAACCGCTTCTCACATTGCCAGCAAAAGCCTCAATGACGCGAAGCAACGCATGCTAAACGATATTCCGAGCGACCAATTATTTATAACTAAATATTACACCAAGCGGTTAACCGCCAGTGAACAAAAATCAAAACAGTACCCACAGGCACTGTATGCCTTGCCGTTTGATGAGCAAGGTTTGAGTAAGCAACAAGCGCTCGCTCAGTCTAACTCGCTAACTCGCTTTAAATATACTCGTCAGCAAATTATCGATGGAGCTTTGTTGGCAAATAAGCTTGCGCAACCCTTGGTATGGCTAAGCGAAGAAGCCTTACACGACGTATTGTTACAAGGTACCGGGGTGCTTGATGTCAATGGCCGTACCCGCTACTTTAACGTACACCGTAACAATGGCATTGAATACGATTACGCGCTGGGTAAACGCGAACAACAACGCTATTGGTATTTTGCTGAAGTACCCGGCATCATGGGCTACGGCGATAGGTTAGAAGATAAAATTGAAGTGCGCCCGCATGTCACCTTTGCCGGTAATGTCACTCAACTTGGTTTGGGCAAATTAATCATGATTAATTACCAAGCAAACGGCCGTTCAACCAGCCAAATGGCTGTTTTGGCCGATACCGGTGGAGCGTTCGACAATAATTTATTTCAATTGGATTTGTTAGTCGATAGTTACGCTGGATGGAGTGATTATCACGAGGCAAACAAGCACCTCCCCGATTACGCCAAGGCATGGGTTATGCTGATCAAACAACCAGAAAAATAA
- a CDS encoding alpha/beta hydrolase domain-containing protein, which yields MWLQKLIIGKSGLSKLILTFCCSMWLLMPHAVDAKIIGNTVDKKYEYSFKGQQYEVIAGQFELGLDPKHHANQAIVDLSLAKTNASGFVTASANYLIIQNKNPEQRKGALVEVSNRGSKASLRYFNFASSSDIPSSSMHLGDGLIQELGLSLVWVGWQGDVKASDKHIMRAQLPRVTGQTGWVRSDWTVDSAKSLLSLAHRPNVIETVYPVDFAQQQEAWLTYRVSRDGLKSIVSREDWQFSSDGKSIAGRFEPGIYELIYPAKDPLVAGIGLAIIRDTADYLKQASSPFKVDKTIAFGVSQTGRFLRQFLYQGFNETETGSKAFDGMLIHTAGAGRGSFNHRFAQPSRDGHRMSAFFYPTDIFPFTSERTRSPITNKKDGLLKQHHDPFYPNIFYTNTGYEYWGRAAALIHTKGVHDVEPLDNERIYHLASTQHYVEDQQALTPIEQSDNLFQGNPIDFRVQLRALLTHLSDWVIDSKLPPNSAYPKYADHTLTPFSHYQLPAWLGVQKPFKPHTAYALDYGKDWSKGIITNQPPMVLAEIVPSVAKVDTNGHELGGIRHPLIEAPIATFIPWSLRYGLFASEEMSDFRGATRRWPKDKIITRYQNRQAYISHINLIAQQSVKQGWLLARDLPRVQKQASWLWEWSMSQPEPIISVVKKTEPATKQP from the coding sequence ATGTGGTTACAGAAGTTAATAATCGGCAAAAGTGGGCTCTCTAAGCTGATATTGACGTTTTGCTGTAGCATGTGGTTATTGATGCCACATGCAGTTGACGCCAAAATTATTGGCAATACGGTTGATAAAAAATACGAATACAGTTTTAAAGGCCAACAGTACGAAGTTATCGCCGGTCAATTTGAATTGGGCTTAGACCCAAAGCACCATGCTAACCAAGCGATTGTAGACTTGTCGTTGGCTAAGACGAATGCCAGTGGGTTTGTAACCGCGAGCGCCAATTATTTAATTATCCAAAATAAGAACCCTGAGCAGCGCAAAGGCGCCTTAGTTGAAGTCTCTAATCGAGGCTCCAAGGCATCCCTGCGTTACTTTAACTTTGCCTCTAGCAGCGATATACCATCGTCGTCAATGCACCTTGGCGATGGTTTAATTCAAGAACTTGGTTTGTCGCTTGTTTGGGTTGGTTGGCAAGGCGATGTTAAAGCATCGGATAAACATATCATGCGCGCGCAATTGCCTCGTGTTACTGGACAAACTGGTTGGGTGCGCAGTGACTGGACGGTCGATAGCGCCAAATCTCTGCTGTCTCTCGCTCACCGCCCCAATGTAATCGAAACCGTTTACCCCGTTGATTTTGCGCAACAGCAAGAAGCTTGGTTAACTTATCGGGTCAGTCGAGATGGTCTAAAGAGCATTGTCTCTAGAGAAGATTGGCAGTTTAGCTCTGACGGCAAGTCGATAGCTGGGCGTTTTGAGCCAGGTATTTACGAGTTGATTTACCCTGCCAAAGATCCTCTAGTTGCCGGAATTGGATTGGCAATTATCCGCGACACGGCGGACTATTTAAAGCAAGCGAGTAGCCCGTTTAAGGTCGATAAAACCATTGCTTTTGGGGTCTCGCAAACAGGTCGCTTTTTACGTCAGTTTCTCTATCAAGGCTTCAACGAAACTGAAACCGGCAGTAAAGCGTTCGATGGCATGTTAATTCATACGGCTGGTGCGGGACGCGGCAGTTTTAATCACCGCTTTGCACAGCCATCTCGCGATGGCCATCGGATGTCAGCATTTTTCTATCCCACTGATATTTTTCCATTTACCAGTGAGCGAACTCGTTCGCCAATCACCAACAAGAAAGACGGTCTGCTAAAACAACATCACGATCCGTTTTATCCGAATATCTTTTATACCAATACGGGATATGAGTACTGGGGACGCGCTGCTGCCCTTATTCACACTAAAGGTGTCCACGATGTGGAGCCATTAGACAACGAGCGCATTTATCACTTGGCATCGACGCAGCATTATGTAGAAGACCAACAAGCGCTAACGCCAATAGAGCAAAGCGATAACCTATTCCAAGGTAATCCAATTGATTTTCGCGTACAACTCAGGGCATTGTTAACTCATTTAAGTGATTGGGTTATTGACTCAAAACTGCCGCCTAACAGCGCTTACCCCAAGTACGCTGATCACACCTTGACGCCATTCTCTCATTACCAATTACCGGCTTGGTTAGGCGTGCAAAAACCGTTCAAACCACACACGGCTTACGCACTGGACTACGGCAAAGACTGGTCTAAAGGGATTATTACCAATCAGCCGCCTATGGTGCTCGCAGAAATTGTGCCAAGTGTAGCCAAGGTCGATACCAATGGACACGAGTTGGGCGGTATTCGCCATCCACTTATTGAGGCTCCCATTGCCACGTTTATTCCTTGGAGCTTGCGTTACGGCTTGTTTGCCAGTGAAGAGATGAGTGATTTTAGAGGCGCTACCCGACGTTGGCCTAAGGATAAGATCATTACCCGTTATCAAAATCGCCAAGCATACATCAGCCATATAAATCTGATTGCGCAACAAAGTGTGAAACAGGGTTGGCTTTTAGCTCGCGATCTCCCTAGAGTTCAAAAGCAAGCGTCTTGGTTATGGGAATGGAGTATGTCGCAGCCAGAGCCGATTATCTCGGTCGTGAAAAAAACAGAGCCAGCGACCAAACAACCATAA
- a CDS encoding heme biosynthesis HemY N-terminal domain-containing protein: MKKILLVLALLTAIAVAPFLIDEKGYILIAMGNLTIEMTVVSALLMLVIGTIVGLLLISIIRFGWKMTSSTWRKLLFSNEAKANKAFQQGLGAYLLGDYQNAETLLANSAEKVQFSNTAWLFAAKSSDALNNNANTQNYLQLLVEHPDAKQDFSIESLLLTAKLQMQLGYFDKARQLLNDNHTLIGHDTRLIALDIDINTALDNYNAALDGLKRLRKRKDISTETLYELEYAAYKGLYDQLTRDKSIDAVSSHYQSLSRKEKQSEGVVLAYADTLIANGLSKDFEGLVLPHINRKSSTHFINALKTLPVRHAQHVIDSIQKLLQKNPDNPVWLSALAHLCYADKQIDKAQKAFVSLFKIRRDKADLLTYARLLEEQGEHQQANRIYRELN, translated from the coding sequence ATGAAAAAAATATTACTTGTCCTCGCTCTGCTAACGGCTATTGCCGTCGCGCCATTTTTGATCGATGAAAAAGGCTACATCCTAATAGCCATGGGTAATTTAACCATTGAAATGACCGTGGTTAGCGCTTTGTTGATGTTAGTTATCGGTACTATCGTTGGGTTATTATTAATTTCAATCATTCGCTTTGGTTGGAAGATGACTTCATCGACATGGCGCAAGCTGTTGTTTTCAAACGAAGCGAAAGCGAACAAAGCGTTTCAACAAGGTCTTGGTGCATATCTTCTTGGCGATTATCAAAATGCTGAAACACTGCTTGCTAACAGCGCTGAAAAGGTACAATTTAGCAATACCGCTTGGCTATTCGCGGCAAAATCAAGTGATGCGTTAAACAACAATGCCAATACACAAAACTACTTGCAATTATTGGTTGAGCACCCTGATGCCAAGCAAGATTTTAGCATCGAAAGCTTGTTGCTAACGGCCAAATTACAAATGCAGTTAGGCTATTTTGACAAAGCACGACAGTTACTCAACGATAACCACACACTAATTGGTCACGATACTCGGTTGATTGCCCTGGACATTGACATTAACACCGCTCTGGACAACTACAATGCGGCACTCGATGGTTTAAAGCGTCTGAGAAAACGCAAAGATATCTCAACTGAGACTTTGTACGAACTTGAATATGCCGCCTATAAAGGGCTCTATGACCAACTTACTCGCGACAAGAGCATTGATGCCGTCAGTTCACATTATCAAAGCTTATCGCGCAAGGAAAAACAAAGTGAAGGCGTGGTATTAGCCTACGCTGATACCTTAATTGCCAACGGACTGAGTAAAGACTTTGAAGGGTTGGTGCTACCTCACATCAATCGCAAGTCTTCAACTCACTTTATCAACGCCTTGAAAACGTTACCAGTGCGTCACGCCCAGCACGTTATTGATAGTATTCAAAAGCTGTTGCAAAAGAATCCCGATAACCCGGTGTGGTTAAGTGCGCTTGCCCACCTGTGCTATGCCGACAAGCAAATTGACAAAGCGCAAAAGGCATTTGTTAGTTTATTTAAAATTAGGCGAGACAAAGCCGATTTACTCACCTACGCGCGTTTACTTGAAGAGCAAGGCGAACACCAGCAAGCCAATCGAATCTATCGGGAATTAAATTAA
- the plsB gene encoding glycerol-3-phosphate 1-O-acyltransferase PlsB, with amino-acid sequence MRSLLYFLLSLPVRLLVKCKVIPDTADALQLGDSQDVFYVIRHQSASDLLTLKMACKSLNLPDPLEKVDVNGQVMERCICLERPSSIFPWVKPAKTRALPSSLALLQAHLKDTNRDATLIPANLLWGRKPGKAKVNVSDVIADEASPNFLRKFFIVLFLGRDALVRFSQAVSLRELTDTQGADEVAARKLLRMSRIHFFRQSVAATGPRLLDLDQKFTALFANPAIKQLIKDEAKAKGKSEQQIKQQARDIMEEIAADYRPVVIRLGDRVLTWLWNRLYSGIEVKNGDRLRELSQAGHEIIYVPCHRSHMDYLLLTYVIYQQGLATPRIAAGINLNFWPAGPIFRKAGAFFIRRSFRGNRLYSTIFREYLGLLFSLGYPVKYYTEGGRSRTGRLLQPKTGMIAMTVQSMLKGIERPLTLVPVYLGYEHVMEVASYHKELKGSGKQKESAFGVVKAIRKLRNYGKGYVNFGEPINLNSYLSEHQPDWKQSIDPVNPPKPQWLSPVVNNIADQVMVEINKAAALNSVTLTALILLTSENKALTRSELESQLDFFIAVQKAVPFSDQIYIPEESGRELVDSVITLNKVDVIDDKMGQIISLSEQACLEMSYYRNNILHTYMLPGVVCRLLKTYDKLTTAEIDNKVEQLMQLIKAELFLWQSHDDIVAQTEALLHYFEQQQYIKQSKAGYWSLNNDNKAIHTLNIMAATISETVQRYAVVLKIINSSSPIPRSNLESDATALAERMSTLHNINAPEFIDKKAQTAVVNALRNYEYIESNEQGNFIGTSKLAELNETIEHLIEPRVLQSILHS; translated from the coding sequence ATGAGATCTTTGCTTTATTTTTTATTATCACTACCTGTGCGTTTATTGGTTAAATGTAAGGTGATTCCCGATACCGCAGACGCGCTTCAGTTAGGTGATAGCCAAGATGTTTTTTACGTTATTCGCCATCAATCAGCTAGTGACTTACTGACCCTGAAAATGGCCTGTAAGTCGTTGAACTTACCCGATCCGTTGGAAAAAGTGGACGTTAACGGTCAAGTGATGGAACGCTGTATTTGCTTGGAGCGACCAAGCTCTATCTTTCCTTGGGTCAAGCCGGCAAAAACCCGTGCATTACCTTCGTCTTTAGCGCTGTTACAGGCTCATTTAAAAGATACCAACCGCGACGCGACACTTATCCCGGCCAACTTGTTGTGGGGGCGTAAGCCTGGTAAGGCAAAGGTCAACGTCAGCGATGTGATCGCCGATGAAGCGTCGCCAAACTTTTTGCGCAAATTTTTTATTGTGCTGTTTTTAGGTCGTGATGCACTGGTGCGTTTTAGCCAGGCGGTCTCGCTGCGCGAGCTGACCGATACGCAAGGTGCAGATGAGGTGGCTGCGCGCAAGTTACTTCGCATGTCGCGCATTCACTTTTTCCGTCAATCTGTTGCCGCGACCGGTCCGCGTTTATTAGACCTAGACCAAAAATTTACCGCCTTGTTTGCCAATCCTGCGATTAAGCAGCTGATCAAAGACGAAGCCAAAGCGAAAGGCAAAAGCGAGCAACAAATAAAACAACAGGCGCGGGATATAATGGAAGAAATCGCCGCTGATTACCGTCCGGTTGTTATTCGTTTAGGCGATCGCGTATTAACTTGGCTTTGGAATCGTTTATACAGTGGGATTGAAGTCAAAAATGGCGACCGCTTGCGCGAATTGTCACAAGCCGGGCATGAAATTATTTATGTGCCGTGTCATCGCTCACATATGGATTACTTATTGCTAACCTATGTGATTTACCAACAAGGGCTAGCAACACCACGAATTGCCGCAGGTATCAATTTAAACTTTTGGCCTGCAGGTCCCATTTTTAGAAAAGCGGGAGCATTTTTCATTCGCCGCAGCTTTCGCGGTAATCGCTTGTACTCGACAATTTTTCGCGAATATCTGGGACTACTGTTCAGCTTGGGCTATCCAGTGAAATACTACACCGAAGGTGGACGCAGCCGCACCGGGCGCTTATTGCAACCAAAGACCGGAATGATAGCGATGACCGTGCAAAGCATGCTTAAAGGCATTGAACGCCCATTGACGCTTGTGCCTGTGTATTTGGGCTATGAGCACGTGATGGAAGTTGCCAGTTACCACAAAGAACTCAAGGGCAGTGGCAAGCAAAAGGAATCGGCATTTGGCGTGGTTAAGGCGATTCGCAAACTGCGCAATTACGGTAAAGGGTATGTAAACTTTGGCGAACCGATCAACCTCAACAGCTATTTATCAGAGCATCAACCGGATTGGAAGCAAAGTATTGATCCGGTAAACCCACCCAAACCTCAGTGGTTGTCGCCCGTGGTCAACAACATTGCTGACCAAGTGATGGTTGAAATCAATAAGGCAGCGGCTCTTAACTCGGTCACGTTAACTGCGTTGATTTTGCTGACATCCGAAAATAAAGCGCTGACTCGCAGCGAGTTGGAATCGCAGCTGGATTTCTTTATCGCGGTGCAAAAAGCGGTTCCGTTTAGCGATCAAATCTACATTCCAGAAGAAAGCGGACGCGAGCTGGTTGATTCGGTGATCACGCTGAATAAAGTCGATGTGATAGACGATAAAATGGGGCAAATTATTTCACTTTCTGAACAGGCGTGTTTGGAAATGAGTTATTATCGCAACAACATTTTACACACCTACATGCTACCGGGCGTGGTGTGCCGTTTATTGAAAACCTACGACAAACTGACTACGGCTGAAATCGATAACAAGGTTGAGCAACTCATGCAGTTAATCAAAGCCGAGTTGTTCTTATGGCAAAGCCATGATGATATTGTGGCCCAAACAGAAGCTTTACTGCATTACTTTGAGCAACAACAGTATATCAAGCAGTCGAAAGCAGGCTACTGGAGCTTAAACAATGACAACAAGGCGATTCACACCTTGAACATTATGGCGGCCACGATTAGTGAAACGGTACAGCGATATGCCGTGGTACTAAAAATTATCAATAGCTCTTCGCCCATTCCGCGTTCTAACTTAGAAAGTGACGCGACTGCGTTGGCTGAGCGGATGTCGACTCTACACAATATCAACGCGCCAGAATTTATTGATAAAAAAGCCCAGACTGCGGTGGTTAATGCGCTGCGCAACTACGAATACATCGAATCGAATGAACAGGGCAATTTCATCGGCACCAGTAAATTGGCTGAGCTCAATGAGACCATAGAGCACTTAATCGAACCAAGAGTACTGCAAAGCATTTTGCATTCTTAA
- a CDS encoding uroporphyrinogen-III C-methyltransferase, with amino-acid sequence MTSKDNDKPSPSADNDNKKVSAADAAKMAAQAKSNISPQSGPSTESSTKQPSRGQEKTNKKNLSVEANDSVRAATNKASNQSTTSKTAILALLLALSAIGGVGGLYYFQNQQLTQTQQQVSSASQQRIEQLTQTVEQQLATMKKAQQQQVSDVISDVEQRNKNRLAELEAQISQLLERQPQNWQITEAEYLARMAGRVLWLEKDTATAISLLKDANARLVELKDPRLYSIRELLHKDIESLATLPALDRGDLILALMALSEQVDQLPLSSAQVPQSIETTTSNALSEDVSDWRENLAKSWRKFKREFITISYRQGNVEPLLAADQSQNLIQNMQLKFQLAQWAAAKGETELYQQTMQSISQWLSDYFDMTEAKTQRFNARLIELSVKPVTVDYPQQLQSQQALRKLLDGNGLKQTPAAKEKQAESLPSASSEGDS; translated from the coding sequence ATGACAAGTAAAGACAACGACAAGCCGTCACCATCAGCCGACAACGACAACAAAAAAGTAAGTGCTGCCGATGCGGCGAAAATGGCGGCTCAAGCAAAATCAAATATTTCACCGCAATCAGGTCCATCAACCGAATCATCGACCAAGCAACCGAGTCGCGGCCAGGAAAAAACCAACAAAAAAAACCTGAGTGTAGAGGCAAATGATAGCGTTCGTGCTGCAACTAATAAGGCCAGTAATCAATCAACCACCTCAAAAACGGCGATATTGGCATTGCTGTTAGCGTTATCTGCCATTGGTGGTGTCGGTGGCCTGTACTATTTTCAAAATCAGCAACTCACACAAACACAGCAACAAGTGAGCAGTGCAAGTCAGCAGCGCATTGAACAATTAACGCAAACGGTGGAACAACAGCTAGCGACGATGAAAAAGGCACAACAGCAGCAAGTTAGTGACGTTATTAGCGATGTTGAACAACGCAACAAAAATCGCCTCGCCGAGCTCGAAGCACAAATTAGTCAATTACTTGAGCGCCAACCGCAAAATTGGCAAATTACCGAGGCGGAGTATCTCGCACGCATGGCCGGCCGCGTACTGTGGCTAGAAAAAGATACCGCCACGGCAATTAGCCTGTTAAAAGATGCCAATGCGCGCCTTGTAGAACTGAAAGATCCGCGTTTGTACTCTATTCGGGAATTACTGCACAAGGACATTGAATCACTGGCAACGTTACCGGCATTGGATAGAGGTGATTTGATCCTGGCGTTAATGGCATTAAGCGAACAAGTTGATCAATTACCTCTGTCGTCTGCGCAGGTTCCGCAATCGATCGAAACCACAACCAGTAATGCACTGAGTGAAGACGTCAGTGACTGGCGAGAGAACTTGGCCAAGAGTTGGCGTAAATTCAAGCGTGAATTTATCACCATTAGCTACCGCCAAGGCAATGTTGAGCCGTTGTTGGCGGCTGATCAAAGTCAAAACTTGATCCAAAATATGCAGCTGAAGTTTCAACTTGCGCAGTGGGCGGCTGCAAAAGGTGAAACTGAACTGTATCAGCAAACCATGCAAAGTATCAGTCAATGGCTAAGTGATTATTTCGATATGACCGAGGCTAAGACACAGCGCTTTAACGCCCGCTTAATTGAGTTAAGTGTCAAACCAGTGACCGTTGACTACCCTCAACAACTGCAATCGCAACAAGCATTGAGAAAACTATTGGACGGTAACGGCCTCAAGCAAACGCCAGCAGCAAAAGAAAAGCAGGCCGAGTCATTGCCGTCTGCATCATCTGAGGGCGATAGTTAA
- a CDS encoding electron transfer flavoprotein subunit beta/FixA family protein — protein sequence MKILVPVKRVIDYNVKVKVKADKSGVDLTNVKMALNPFCEIAIEEAVRLKERGIATDIVAVSIGDKACQEQLRTALALGADRAIHVEANNDLESLHIAKILTKLVAKESPDLIILGKQAIDSDNNQTGQMLAALCDLPQGTFASNVDIDQQTVTVTREVDGGLQRVNLDLPAVVTTDLRLNEPRYASLPNIMKAKRKPLEHIHVDELGLTLSPTLTIVEVDNPPTRDAGVKVADVAELVAKLKNQAKVIS from the coding sequence ATGAAAATTCTGGTCCCAGTAAAACGGGTGATCGATTACAACGTCAAGGTTAAAGTAAAAGCCGATAAATCCGGGGTTGATTTAACCAATGTCAAAATGGCACTTAACCCATTTTGTGAGATTGCTATTGAAGAAGCGGTGCGACTTAAAGAACGCGGTATTGCCACTGATATTGTGGCGGTATCTATTGGTGATAAAGCATGCCAAGAGCAGTTGCGAACCGCGCTGGCCTTGGGTGCCGACCGAGCCATTCACGTCGAAGCGAACAACGACTTAGAGTCACTTCACATTGCCAAAATATTAACTAAATTGGTGGCCAAAGAATCACCGGATTTGATTATTCTCGGTAAACAAGCGATCGACTCTGATAACAATCAGACAGGACAAATGTTGGCAGCATTGTGTGATCTGCCACAGGGAACATTTGCCTCAAACGTCGATATTGATCAACAAACGGTCACCGTCACTCGTGAGGTCGATGGTGGCTTGCAGCGAGTTAATCTCGACTTACCTGCCGTGGTCACCACCGACTTGCGCCTCAATGAACCTCGTTACGCATCACTGCCCAATATTATGAAGGCCAAGCGAAAACCGCTTGAGCACATTCACGTCGATGAATTGGGCTTAACGCTATCACCAACGCTTACTATCGTTGAAGTTGATAACCCACCTACACGAGATGCCGGTGTCAAAGTAGCTGATGTGGCTGAACTGGTGGCAAAATTAAAAAATCAAGCAAAGGTGATTTCATGA
- a CDS encoding outer membrane beta-barrel protein: MKSLSLPILVLSTCIFSTTANSQTSNFYLGGLIGQANYDLPTHEFLADGEDDSDTSFKAIVGYKYNQYLGLEGGYLSLGELKFSELYSLAIPSYPGVPIETFDNQISGSLEVDGYILNAVVSYPVLDKFSLYAKAGVFMWDTDFNSTLNQISNNPEIPSQSYSLSDSNDGSDLFYGAGVSYEWNRISLRVEYELFDVDGDEVDSLSIGATYNF, from the coding sequence ATGAAATCATTGAGCTTACCAATTTTAGTTTTATCCACGTGTATTTTTTCAACTACAGCAAATTCACAGACAAGTAATTTCTATTTAGGTGGATTAATTGGTCAAGCTAATTATGATTTACCTACTCATGAGTTTTTGGCTGATGGTGAAGACGATTCAGATACTTCATTTAAAGCAATTGTAGGTTATAAATACAATCAATATTTAGGGTTAGAAGGCGGTTATTTAAGTTTAGGAGAATTAAAGTTTTCCGAGTTATATAGTCTAGCTATCCCAAGTTATCCTGGAGTACCAATTGAAACGTTTGATAATCAAATAAGTGGCTCCTTAGAAGTTGATGGATACATCCTTAATGCTGTTGTTTCTTATCCTGTTTTAGATAAGTTTTCGCTGTATGCCAAAGCAGGTGTTTTTATGTGGGACACTGACTTCAATAGTACATTAAATCAAATATCTAATAATCCTGAGATACCAAGTCAAAGTTATTCTTTGTCAGATTCAAATGACGGTTCTGATTTATTTTATGGAGCAGGGGTTTCTTATGAATGGAATAGGATTTCACTGCGGGTTGAGTATGAGTTATTTGATGTAGACGGTGATGAAGTAGATTCACTATCTATCGGAGCAACGTATAATTTTTAA